The following coding sequences are from one Chloracidobacterium sp. window:
- a CDS encoding deoxyhypusine synthase family protein — protein MTVPTRPVPIDRDRSVAGLLERMEGAGFGAKQLAEALSHLARYADDNSTIYLCGSGNFITSGMRRLLAYVIKNRLSMS, from the coding sequence TTGACGGTTCCGACGCGGCCGGTCCCGATTGACCGCGACCGTTCGGTCGCAGGCCTTCTGGAAAGAATGGAAGGTGCCGGATTCGGCGCCAAGCAGCTGGCCGAGGCTCTATCGCATCTGGCTCGATATGCTGATGACAACTCGACCATCTATCTGTGCGGTTCGGGCAATTTCATCACATCGGGGATGCGTCGATTGCTGGCCTACGTGATCAAGAATCGTTTGTCGATGTCATAG
- a CDS encoding arginase family protein — protein MPRCNMELYEEETDTETYKIGIHTLPEFGSRPTPEQMMGDLYEETRKLLEADKFLCMIGGEHSVSAPVIKAHNEKFAGLSVLQIDARADLRDQYDGTTFARLDHGRVVKDLRIPSVRSASARYRLKKPALKGGLPTKIFGLRHCGTHRLDRRRDQLGSPTTFT, from the coding sequence ATGCCTCGCTGCAACATGGAACTTTACGAGGAAGAGACCGATACCGAAACCTACAAGATCGGCATCCACACTCTGCCCGAATTCGGCTCACGTCCGACGCCCGAACAAATGATGGGCGATCTTTACGAAGAAACACGAAAGCTCCTCGAAGCTGATAAATTCCTATGCATGATCGGCGGCGAGCACTCAGTCTCTGCTCCGGTCATCAAAGCGCACAATGAGAAATTTGCCGGCCTGAGCGTACTGCAGATCGATGCTCGCGCTGACCTCCGCGACCAATATGACGGCACAACATTCGCACGCCTCGATCATGGCCGCGTGGTCAAGGATCTGCGTATACCGTCGGTCAGGTCGGCATCCGCTCGGTATCGGCTGAAGAAGCCCGCGCTGAAAGGCGGGCTGCCGACGAAGATCTTTGGGCTGAGACATTGCGGGACGCACAGATTGGATCGACGACGCGATCAACTCGGCTCACCGACGACGTTTACTTGA
- a CDS encoding PDZ domain-containing protein, translated as MTPVIAKQLGLDSNDGLVVADIDPNGPAATAGISRGDVILEINKRPISSVADFKTVIDASAGKPILKLITRRGQGDLPYNKASMTVIFSLTLKLPERCSEAFFIFQTQL; from the coding sequence GTGACGCCAGTAATAGCAAAGCAATTAGGACTTGATTCAAATGATGGTCTCGTAGTCGCAGATATCGACCCGAACGGCCCGGCCGCTACGGCGGGAATCTCTCGCGGCGATGTAATACTTGAGATAAATAAACGACCGATAAGTTCGGTCGCGGATTTCAAAACCGTAATTGACGCATCGGCCGGCAAACCGATCCTCAAACTGATCACAAGGCGTGGGCAGGGCGATCTACCTTACAATAAGGCCAGTATGACGGTGATTTTTTCATTGACGCTTAAACTGCCCGAACGCTGTTCCGAGGCGTTTTTTATCTTCCAGACGCAATTGTGA
- a CDS encoding PDZ domain-containing protein, with protein sequence MFVSNVKPGGSADKAGVKRGDVITAISGEKLEDSNFLPRNKVARTSPGTTIKLTVIRDGKEIELTARLDELNADDQSKGSNPRLNPGSPESRSDQGGKLGLKLEACDASNSKAIRT encoded by the coding sequence ATCTTCGTAAGCAATGTTAAACCGGGTGGTTCTGCAGATAAGGCTGGCGTTAAGCGCGGCGACGTAATCACCGCGATCAGTGGTGAAAAGCTTGAGGACAGCAATTTCCTGCCGCGAAACAAGGTCGCTCGGACATCGCCTGGAACGACCATTAAACTGACCGTGATCCGTGATGGCAAGGAAATCGAACTTACGGCAAGACTAGACGAATTAAATGCCGACGATCAATCGAAAGGTTCGAATCCAAGGCTGAACCCCGGATCTCCGGAATCGAGGAGCGATCAGGGCGGTAAGCTCGGTCTCAAGCTGGAAGCCTGTGACGCCAGTAATAGCAAAGCAATTAGGACTTGA
- a CDS encoding deoxyhypusine synthase family protein, whose amino-acid sequence MSGAVLYHDIHEILGRNHFQGHPIMSDEDLEANDVMRIGDILANREEYQEADEWIGSVVNQLDLTHTYSIREFLHLMGRELSEIAHEDGLLTSAFKARIPVFCPDLGGRAVDWDCSREV is encoded by the coding sequence ATGTCCGGCGCGGTACTTTATCACGACATTCACGAGATTCTGGGCCGCAACCATTTTCAGGGGCATCCGATCATGTCCGATGAGGATCTCGAAGCCAATGATGTTATGCGTATCGGCGACATTCTCGCCAATCGCGAAGAATACCAAGAAGCGGACGAATGGATCGGCAGCGTGGTCAATCAGCTTGACCTTACGCACACCTACTCCATCCGCGAGTTCCTCCATCTTATGGGCCGCGAACTCTCTGAGATCGCCCATGAGGACGGTCTTTTGACCTCAGCGTTCAAGGCACGCATTCCCGTCTTTTGCCCTGACCTTGGCGGTCGAGCTGTCGATTGGGATTGCTCGCGCGAAGTTTGA